A part of Oncorhynchus clarkii lewisi isolate Uvic-CL-2024 chromosome 17, UVic_Ocla_1.0, whole genome shotgun sequence genomic DNA contains:
- the LOC139370201 gene encoding zinc finger protein ZFP2-like: MSGEKETLLEEMEQSLHPLTEDNLRHLCERCGIDGSQVKGKNHRSLRRKIMEEMWENANSVKSEEQGMPWLLQLKDDIRRIQEESTVAPMRPSQSDDDDATDCDEEWDMENKDWCLSNGLEAEPAPENHTPEQRQRGDMSLPPVYPLPESPGLASPAGTLLLGLKRVSLRLVDCRKTLGLSGTTRGGEEKEYGDSDSMSSSRNNGDNPNGRSLSGMVLSSGKAPGLKVIQRPYSCDVCEKSFTQSGNLRRHQTVHTGEKPYGCPICGKPFCTSGQLTIHKRTHTGEKPYRCDQCGKRFTQACSLTEHKRTHTGVMFHCSDCEKSFPTSVKLKRHRQTHTGEKPYRCDQCGKGFARAYSLTEHKRTHTGEKPYVCECGKSFASSGDLNIHKRIHTGEKQYVCDQCGKTFASSGNLNIHKRIHTGEKPYVCDQCGKSFASSGFLTKHKHIHTGEKPYSCERCEKRCVSKGELRTHQLVHPRENSLFLCDRCGKSFTHMGSLNVHMRRHTGEKPYRCDQCGKSFIQPVELKMHQRVHTGEKPYSCDLCRKRFAQSGLLTVHKRTHTGEKRYKCDICGKRFAQSGNLKSHQKTHTGRKRTRTGGEKIPTGEERSQTDRGLNHHHTSILSGISSQDPSVDSG, from the exons ATGAGTGGAGAGAAGGAAACATTGTTGGAAGAAATGGAACAGAGTTTACACCCTCTAACGGAGGATAATTTACGACACCTGTGTGAACGCTGTGGAATAGATGGCTCCCAAGTTAAAGGAAAGAACCATCGCTCGTTGCGACGTAAAATCATGGAGGAAATGTGGGAAAATGCAAATTCAGTCAAATCGGAGGAGCAGGGAATGCCTTGGTTACTCCAACTGAAAGATGACATCAGGAGGATACAGGAAGAATCTACTGTGGCACCCATGAGGCCCAGCcagtctgatgatgatgatgctacAGACTGCGATGAAGAATGGGACATGGAAAACAAGGATTGGTGTCTTAGCAACGGACTGGAGGCAGAGCCAGCTCCAGAGAACCACACCCCAGAGCAGAGGCAGAGGGGT GACATGTCTCTCCCACCCGTCTACCCTCTCCCCGAGTCCCCAGGTCTTGCCTCTCCTGCTGGCACATTATTACTGGGTTTGAAGAGGGTTTCTCTGCGGCTGGTTGACTGCAGGAAAACACTGGGACTGAGTGGAACTacgagaggaggagaagagaaggaataTGGAGATTCAGATTCGATGTCATCAAGTAGGAAcaatg GGGACAACCCTAACGGTCGCTCGCTCAGTGGGATGGTCTTATCATCTGGGAAGGCTCCAGGGTTGAAAGTGATCCAGCGACCTTATAGCTGTGATGTATGTGAGAAGAGTTTCACTCAATCAGGAAACCTAAGAAGACACCAAACagtacacacaggggagaaaccatacGGCTGTCCTATATGTGGAAAGCCTTTCTGTACGTCAGGACAATTGACTATACACaagcgaacacacactggagagaaaccttatcgCTGCGATCAATGTGGGAAGCGTTTTACTCAAGCTTGTTCCCTGACTGAACACAAGCGAACACACACTGGCGTGATGTTCCACTGCTCAGACTGTGAGAAGAGCTTCCCTACATCGGTGAAGTTGAAACGGCACCGGCAAacgcacacaggagagaaaccttatcgctgtgatcaatgtgggaagggtTTTGCGAGAGCTTATTCCCTGACTGAACACaagcgaacacacacaggagagaaaccatatgTCTg tgaatgtgggaagagttttgctagTTCTGGAGACTTGAATATACACAAGCGAATACACACAGGTGAGAAACAATATGtctgtgatcagtgtggaaagACTTTTGCTAGTTCGGGAAACCTGAATATACACAAGCgtatacacacaggggagaaaccatatgtctgtgatcaatgtgggaagagctttgcctCATCTGGATTCCTGACTAAACACAAGCATATCCACACCGGAGAGAAACCTTACAGTTGTGAACGGTGTGAGAAGAGATGTGTTTCCAAAGGAGAGTTGAGAACGCACCAGCTTGTACACCCCAGAGAGAACTCTCTCTTCCTGTGTGATCGATGTGGGAAAAGCTTCACACACATGGGATCCCTGAATGTACACATGCGTaggcacacaggagagaaaccctaccgctgcgatcaatgtgggaagagctttATTCAGCCAGTAGAATTGAAAATGCACCAACGagtgcacactggagagaaaccctacagctgtgATCTATGCAGGAAGAGATTCGCTCAGTCAGGACTGCTGACTGtacacaagagaacacacactggagagaaacgtTATAAATGTGATATATGTGGGAAAAGATTTGCCCAGTCAGGAAACCTGAAGAGTCATCAGAAAACCCacacaggcagaaagagaacCCGCACAGGCGGAGAGAAAATCCCCACAGGCGAAGAGAGAAGTCAAACAGACAGAGGACTGAatcaccaccacacctccatccTCTCAGGCATCAGTTCTCAGGATCCCTCTGTGGACTCTGGATAA
- the LOC139370068 gene encoding zinc finger protein 431-like: MSEDKETLLDEIEQSLFTLTKDNLLYLCERCGIDGSQVKGKNHRSLRRKIMEEMWENADSVKSEEQGMSWLLRLKDDIRRIQEESTVAPMSSSQSDDDDDATTCGEEWDMQDKDWFPSNGLEAESSPQRHTPEQRESGDKPPSSLQSLGCTSPRSALLRGLKRASVWLDDCRKTPGLSGTVRGGDEEEEGDLTDQRERHDYPGSSGAPPQHPDAHKAEKSLSRSEHLEKHEWRPTGMKPHRCSDCGKSCKSSSALKKHQTIHTGEKPYSCSQCRKSFAQLQELKVHQRTHTGEKPYNCDQCGKSFCYSSQFKVHLQRHTDEKPYSCSDCGISVCTSSQLLLHKRTHTEEKPYSCLLCEKRFSSKYSLKLHQRVHTGETNYGCDQCEESFTSSADLRTHQRIHTGGKPHLCSQCGKRFRQQSGLKSHERIHTGEKPFQCSHCGKTFSHRATFKAHQRTHTGEKPYQCSQCRRSFSQMGHLKVHQQTHAKVRSHLCPQCGKGYYSLDIYNAHMRTHNGEKTHHCADCPKNFLTLTQLKTHQRTHTGEKPYVCDQCGKSFAESGSLTLHQRSHTGEKPYHCSECGKSFARSGALKKHQLTHTGEKPYSCGQCGKRFPRSDTLATHMRTHTGEKPYRCDPCGERFSYHRCLVKHMKTHVGDTPALERPITLGLGVE, translated from the exons ATGAGTGAAGATAAGGAAACTTTGTTGGATGAAATCGAACAGAGTTTATTTACTCTAACTAAGGATAATTTACTTTACCTGTGTGAACGCTGTGGAATAGATGGCTCCCAAGTTAAAGGAAAGAACCATCGCTCGTTGCGACGTAAAATCATGGAGGAAATGTGGGAAAATGCAGATTCAGTCAAATCGGAGGAGCAGGGAATGTCTTGGTTACTCCGACTGAAAGATGACATCAGGAGGATACAGGAAGAATCTACTGTGGCACCCATGAGTTCCAGCCAgtctgatgatgatgacgatgctACAACCTGCGGCGAGGAATGGGACATGCAGGACAAGGATTGGTTTCCTAGCAACGGGCTGGAGGCGGAGTCATCTCCACAGAGGCATACCCCAGAGCAGAGGGAGAGTGGT GACAAGCCACCTTCCTCCCTCCAGTCCCTGGGTTGTACCTCTCCCAGGAGTGCCTTACTGCGGGGTCTGAAGAGGGCGTCTGTGTGGCTGGACGACTGCAGGAAAACACccgggctgagtggaactgtgagaggaggagatgaggaggaagagggagatttGACTGATCAAA gagagagacatgactatccTGGATCCTCTGGGGCACCTCCACAACATCCTGATGCTCACAAGGCAGAGaaaagtctctccagatcagaacacctcgAGAAACATGAATGGAGACCCACAGGGATGAAACCTCaccgctgctctgactgtgggaagagttgcAAATCTTCATCAGCACTAAAAAAACACCAGACAATccatacaggagagaaaccttatagctgttcCCAGTGTAGGAAGAGTTTTGCTCAGTTACAAGAACTGaaagtacaccagagaacacacacaggagagaagccctataactgtgatcaatgtggaaagagtttttgTTATTCAAGCCAGTTTAAAGTACAcctgcagagacacacagacgagaagccttatagctgttcAGACTGTGGGATAAGCGTTTGTACCTCAAGTCAGCTGTTATTGCACAAGCGAACCCACACAGAAGAGAAGCCTTACAGCTGCTTACTGTGTGAGAAAAGATTTTCATCAAAATATAGTCTGAAATtacaccagagggtccacactgGAGAAACTAATTATGGCTGTGATCAGTGTGAGGAGAGTTTCACCTCGTCGGCAGACCTCAGAACTCACCAGAGAATCCACACCGGAGGGAAACCTCACCTCTGCTCCCAGTGCGGGAAGCGCTTCCGCCAACAGTCTGGCTTGAAAAGCCATGAGaggattcacacaggagagaaacctttccaGTGCTCCCACTGTGGGAAGACGTTCAGCCACAGGGCCACGTTTAAGGCACACCAGCGGACTCACaccggagagaagccttaccaatgCTCCCAGTGCAGGAGGAGTTTCTCCCAAATGGGCCACCTGAAAGTACACCAACAGACGCATGCTAAAGTGAGGTCTCACCTCTGCCCACAGTGTGGTAAGGGCTACTACTCTCTAGACATCTACAATGCACACATGAGAACACACAACGGGGAGAAGACTCACCACTGCGCCGACTGTCCCAAGAACTTCCTCACCCTGACTCAGCTCAAAACACACCagcggacacacacaggagagaaaccgtacGTCTGCgaccagtgtgggaagagctttgctgaGTCGGGAAGCCTGACTCTACACCAGCGCTCGCACACCGGGGAaaaaccttaccactgctctgagtgtgggaagagctttgctcgCTCCGGGGCACTGAAGAAGCACCAGCTTACACACACTGGGGAGAAGCCTTACAGCTGTGGTCAGTGTGGGAAGAGGTTTCCCAGGTCAGATACTCTGGCTACACACATGAgaacacatacaggagagaagccctatAGGTGTGATCCATGTGGTGAGAGGTTCTCCTATCATAGGTGCCTGGtgaaacacatgaaaacacatgtAGGAGATACACCAGCCCTCGAGCGACCAATCACCCTAGGCCTCGGGGTTGAATGA